The Syntrophorhabdaceae bacterium genome includes a region encoding these proteins:
- the tgt gene encoding tRNA guanosine(34) transglycosylase Tgt: MKVIEIIKIDRDARLGFLKTPHGDVETPVFMPVGTQGTIKAATHRDLEEIGVEMMLSNAYHLYLRPGDTLIKEMGGIHKFSGWNRPILTDSGGYQIFSLGVLRKLRPDGVEFQSHIDGSRHFLTPERVIDIQRNIGSDIWMCLDECAPYPSTYEYTEKSVELTTRWAERCKNAKNGDGILFGIIQGGFYKDLRVRSAKDIIDMDFDGYAIGGLSVGEPKSLMWEMVDEIIDMLPHDKPRYLMGLGFPEDIVEGVKRGIDMFDCIIPTRVARNGGLFTWEGKINIKNARYQKDTRPIDENCGCYTCRTYSRAFLRHLMVSHELTSFYLNTLHNIYFYNELLKRIRHVIRNNMFEGFYNEFKSKWEGGEVSD, translated from the coding sequence ATGAAGGTTATTGAGATAATAAAAATAGATAGAGATGCAAGGCTTGGTTTTTTAAAGACACCTCATGGTGATGTAGAGACCCCTGTTTTTATGCCGGTAGGGACTCAAGGAACTATAAAGGCAGCAACCCATAGGGATCTTGAAGAGATAGGCGTGGAGATGATGTTATCCAATGCCTATCATCTTTATCTAAGACCAGGTGATACACTTATTAAAGAGATGGGCGGGATACATAAATTTTCAGGATGGAATAGGCCGATACTTACAGATAGTGGTGGTTATCAGATCTTTAGCCTTGGAGTGTTAAGGAAATTGAGGCCCGATGGCGTTGAATTCCAGTCTCATATAGATGGCTCAAGACATTTTCTAACCCCAGAGAGGGTCATAGATATTCAGAGAAATATAGGCTCTGATATATGGATGTGTCTTGATGAGTGTGCCCCATATCCCTCCACATATGAATATACAGAAAAATCAGTTGAACTCACCACAAGATGGGCAGAAAGGTGTAAAAATGCAAAAAACGGTGATGGTATTTTATTCGGTATAATACAGGGCGGATTCTATAAAGACCTGAGGGTCAGGTCTGCAAAGGACATCATTGATATGGATTTTGATGGATATGCCATAGGAGGACTCAGTGTGGGTGAGCCTAAGAGCCTCATGTGGGAGATGGTAGATGAGATAATAGATATGCTTCCCCATGACAAGCCGAGATACCTTATGGGTCTCGGTTTCCCTGAGGATATTGTAGAAGGTGTTAAAAGGGGAATAGATATGTTTGATTGCATAATACCAACAAGGGTTGCACGGAATGGAGGACTTTTTACCTGGGAAGGAAAGATCAACATAAAGAATGCAAGATACCAAAAAGATACAAGACCCATTGATGAAAACTGCGGATGCTATACCTGTAGGACTTATTCGAGGGCATTCCTCAGGCATCTCATGGTATCTCATGAGCTTACAAGTTTTTATCTGAATACCTTGCATAATATTTATTTTTATAATGAATTGCTCAAAAGGATACGACATGTTATAAGAAATAATATGTTCGAAGGTTTTTATAATGAATTCAAATCAAAATGGGAAGGAGGTGAAGTTAGTGATTAA
- the yajC gene encoding preprotein translocase subunit YajC, whose product MINIAYAMGNQAASGGQAGGSQWMGLLPLVLLFVVFYFLLIRPQQKKAKQQKQFLENLKKGDEVVTSGGIYGKITGITNDTVTLEIAEKIRVKVLKSAVVTLAPKGE is encoded by the coding sequence GTGATTAATATAGCTTATGCCATGGGGAATCAGGCAGCATCAGGAGGACAGGCAGGGGGCTCACAGTGGATGGGGTTGTTACCCCTTGTGCTCCTTTTTGTTGTATTCTATTTTTTGTTGATAAGACCTCAACAGAAAAAGGCAAAACAACAGAAGCAGTTTCTTGAAAACCTGAAGAAAGGTGATGAAGTTGTGACTTCAGGGGGCATTTATGGTAAAATAACAGGCATTACCAATGATACTGTAACCCTTGAGATTGCAGAAAAAATAAGGGTTAAGGTATTAAAATCTGCAGTAGTAACGCTGGCACCGAAAGGAGAATGA